The Fodinibius saliphilus genome has a segment encoding these proteins:
- a CDS encoding proline dehydrogenase family protein: protein MKLPFALAKRFVAGESFEDAAPKVEKLNNKEIKITLDLLGENVEDRDTADETVESYIDLLKSINEAGLDSTISIKLTMMGLDIDYAYCKDNLFQLLEVARENDQFVRIDMEGTDYTQVTIDLFKEAFEEFGKHVGIVIQAYLYRTKEDIEDLAELGADVRICKGAYSEPADLAIQDMDKIREAYKEYTKVLLEKTDYPRIATHDDEIINWVKRYTKQHDIGKDRFEFQMLYGLRQETMEEFVEDGYNARIYVPFGTMWFPYFKRRLMERKENIWFVLSTMFKK from the coding sequence ATGAAGTTACCATTTGCTCTTGCAAAGCGATTTGTAGCCGGCGAATCATTTGAAGACGCCGCTCCGAAAGTTGAAAAGTTAAATAATAAGGAAATTAAAATTACGCTCGATCTTCTCGGAGAAAATGTAGAGGATCGTGATACCGCTGATGAAACGGTGGAAAGTTATATTGATCTGCTCAAAAGTATTAATGAAGCAGGTCTGGATAGTACAATTTCTATTAAGCTTACAATGATGGGGCTCGATATCGATTATGCCTATTGTAAAGATAACCTGTTTCAGTTACTGGAAGTAGCCCGAGAAAACGACCAGTTTGTCCGTATTGATATGGAGGGTACTGATTATACTCAGGTGACGATTGATCTTTTTAAAGAAGCTTTTGAAGAGTTTGGAAAGCATGTAGGAATTGTAATTCAGGCTTATCTGTATCGCACAAAAGAGGATATTGAGGATCTGGCTGAATTGGGGGCTGATGTTCGGATCTGTAAAGGAGCATATAGTGAGCCGGCAGACCTGGCAATCCAGGATATGGACAAAATTCGGGAAGCCTATAAAGAGTATACCAAGGTTTTGCTCGAGAAAACCGATTACCCCAGAATTGCTACCCATGATGATGAGATTATTAACTGGGTCAAGAGATATACCAAACAGCATGACATTGGAAAAGATCGCTTTGAATTTCAGATGCTTTATGGCTTACGTCAAGAGACCATGGAAGAATTTGTAGAGGACGGCTATAATGCCCGAATTTATGTTCCCTTTGGTACCATGTGGTTCCCTTATTTTAAGCGACGATTGATGGAAAGGAAAGAGAATATCTGGTTTGTTCTTTCAACAATGTTCAAGAAGTAA
- a CDS encoding DUF4097 family beta strand repeat-containing protein produces MTSRKNYIIKVALAFFFALILTLTLMSAAFATPLSIQTQNEPYRVDTFNVSTPGELNVKTSGGHITVKGTSTTKARIEMYVTKNGNNLLPEDIDLENWDIDVSQSGNSLQAIAKRKRSSGWKLFSSNNNPSISFVVYSPHEMSTDLKTSGGHISIRGLKGDQQISTSGGHLELADLDGSINARTSGGHIEISDTKGGLKARTSGGHIDAINSIGKLNVKTSGGHIKLTNIQGPVKASTSGGSITADLASIDQLVDLHTSGGNIDLSVPNNIGLDLDLRGSYVHTDLNNFSGEVERDEIKGKLNGGGPKVSAYTSGGTVSLYFN; encoded by the coding sequence ATGACTAGTCGGAAAAATTATATTATAAAAGTCGCTCTTGCATTCTTTTTTGCCCTCATCCTGACCTTAACTCTGATGAGTGCCGCTTTTGCAACTCCTCTATCAATACAAACTCAAAATGAACCATACCGTGTTGATACCTTTAATGTGAGTACCCCCGGAGAGCTTAATGTTAAGACATCGGGGGGGCACATTACGGTAAAGGGTACTTCTACAACTAAAGCTCGCATAGAGATGTACGTGACAAAAAATGGAAATAACCTTTTACCAGAAGATATTGACCTTGAAAACTGGGATATTGACGTCTCCCAGTCTGGAAACTCTCTTCAAGCTATAGCCAAACGTAAAAGATCCTCCGGGTGGAAGCTATTTAGTAGTAACAACAACCCCTCAATTTCATTTGTTGTTTACAGCCCGCATGAAATGAGTACTGATCTTAAAACCAGTGGTGGACATATCAGTATTAGAGGTTTAAAAGGAGATCAACAAATATCAACCAGTGGCGGACATCTTGAACTGGCAGATCTGGATGGGAGTATAAATGCCAGAACCTCAGGAGGACATATAGAGATCTCCGATACAAAAGGAGGCCTCAAAGCGCGAACCAGTGGTGGACATATTGATGCAATTAACTCAATTGGTAAATTAAATGTCAAAACCAGTGGCGGACATATTAAACTTACCAATATTCAAGGGCCAGTTAAGGCAAGTACCAGTGGTGGAAGTATTACAGCAGACTTAGCTTCCATCGATCAACTTGTTGACCTTCATACCAGCGGTGGCAACATCGATCTATCCGTTCCAAATAATATTGGGTTAGATCTGGATCTTAGAGGTAGTTATGTACATACTGATCTTAATAACTTCTCCGGCGAAGTTGAAAGAGACGAAATCAAGGGTAAGCTTAACGGTGGTGGACCCAAAGTTTCTGCATACACTTCCGGAGGTACTGTTTCACTATACTTTAATTGA
- a CDS encoding ferritin — MIKQKVQDEINDQIQAEFQSAWLYLAYAAWFEDKNLEGFAHWMRLQWQEEQAHGMKFYNHMLSRGGKVELQELDKPIADAENSEEVFEKVLEHERYITKRIHSLYDLAKDEGDYPLQTLLHWFIDEQVEEEENAERILERLKLMGDDNASLYMLDQELAGRSADEDA, encoded by the coding sequence ATGATTAAGCAGAAGGTGCAAGACGAGATTAACGATCAGATACAAGCTGAGTTCCAGTCAGCATGGTTATACTTAGCCTACGCAGCATGGTTCGAAGATAAAAACCTAGAAGGTTTTGCTCATTGGATGCGGCTGCAGTGGCAAGAAGAACAAGCCCATGGGATGAAATTTTATAACCATATGTTAAGTCGGGGAGGGAAGGTTGAACTGCAGGAGCTTGATAAGCCAATAGCAGATGCTGAAAATTCAGAAGAGGTGTTTGAAAAAGTTCTTGAACACGAGCGTTATATAACTAAGCGAATTCACAGTCTTTATGATCTTGCTAAAGATGAAGGAGATTATCCTTTGCAAACGCTGTTGCATTGGTTTATAGATGAACAGGTTGAAGAGGAAGAAAATGCCGAGCGCATTTTGGAACGTCTTAAATTAATGGGGGATGATAATGCAAGCCTCTATATGTTAGACCAAGAGTTGGCAGGAAGATCGGCGGACGAAGATGCCTAA
- a CDS encoding DoxX family protein, with translation MGISPGIHRYVIAAAFFTIGILHFVRPQFFLRIVPDFIPYHLAMVYISGAAEVLGGIGILVTQTRTWAAWGLILLLVAVFPANINMTVMSVQESGYTSWYSVATILRLPLQFVLMYWVYWACLR, from the coding sequence ATGGGTATTTCACCAGGAATCCATCGATATGTAATAGCAGCAGCATTTTTTACAATTGGTATTTTGCATTTTGTAAGGCCTCAATTTTTTTTACGCATTGTTCCTGATTTTATTCCTTACCATTTGGCAATGGTTTATATCAGTGGGGCTGCAGAGGTGTTGGGTGGAATAGGAATATTGGTTACCCAAACTAGAACCTGGGCGGCATGGGGTTTGATACTGTTATTGGTTGCCGTTTTTCCTGCTAATATAAATATGACAGTAATGTCGGTACAAGAGTCGGGCTATACATCATGGTATAGTGTTGCTACAATACTTCGACTGCCGTTACAATTCGTGCTTATGTATTGGGTCTATTGGGCTTGTTTGCGCTAA